In the Hemitrygon akajei chromosome 7, sHemAka1.3, whole genome shotgun sequence genome, one interval contains:
- the LOC140730828 gene encoding histone H2A-like — translation MSGRGKTGKAKSKPKSRSSRAGLQFPVGRVHRLLRKGNYAERVGAGAPVYLAAVLEYLTAEILELAGNAARDNKKTRIIPRHLQLAVRNDEELNKLLGGVTIAQGGVLPNIQAVLLPKKSGAPANPKGK, via the coding sequence ATGAGTGGACGAGGGAAAACTGGAAAGGCCAAGAGCAAGCCCAAGTCTCGCTCGTCCCGGGCCGGACTGCAGTTCCCGGTGGGCCGTGTTCACAGGCTCCTGAGAAAGGGTAACTATGCTGAACGGGTGGGTGCCGGAGCCCCGGTCTAtctggctgctgtgctcgagTATCTGACGGCTGAAATCCTCGAGTTGGCCGGTAACGCGGCCCGGGACAACAAGAAAACCCGCATCATCCCCAGACACCTGCAGCTGGCGGTCCGCAACGACGAGGAACTCAACAAGCTGCTGGGAGGGGTAACCATCGCTCAGGGCGGGGTGCTGCCCAATATCCAGGCCGTGTTGTTGCCCAAGAAAAGCGGCGCGCCCGCCAACCCCAAGGGCAAGTAA